The DNA sequence GGAAGCTCGGGGGATTTCCTGGGGATGTCGGGGTCCTGTCTCCACTTTCCCTCCCTAGAAGGTGTCttgatctttctctctcctcctctctggctcaTTTCTCAGCATCCACCTCGAAGGCTTTGATCAGCAACCTCTGGACACTGGCAGTCACCTCATCCATGAAACTCCTCAGCATCTTGTAAGCGGTGGCAAAAGACAGTGCTCCAGAGGccatggagcccagcacagggacaGAGCGCAGCACCTCCTTGGATAGCTTTGGCACCTTGCCACCTGCCTGTATCAGCAGCTGCACCACCAGGCTGTTGGAGATCTCCTGGGCCAGTGGTGCCTCGATAACAGCCTTCATCTGTCCCACCGGCTGCCCCACTTTTGCTGCCAGCTTCTCCAGAGAGTCGTCATCCAGGCCAAAGCTCTTGCAGTAACCTTGCAGGGTCCTGGCCAGGATGTCCACATCGCAGGAGATCAGGAGCCCTGGGATGGGCGCGGCATGGACACCACAGGCCATGGTGGAGACCAGCCACATCTGCTTCAGCATGGCAGCCTTCTTCTTCTCCAGGATGTGCAGGGAGATGTTGGGCAGGGCCATCAGGAAGGCGTGCCGCTTGTGGTGGCTCAGCTCCCTCTCCAGCGTCTCCCCCAGGAGGTGAAAGTCGTACTTGCTGAGATCAAAAGCCGAGAGGAGGAAGACCTGGGGCGAGCGGATGCCTTGGGCCCGCAGACCCTCCAGGCAGTTCTGCCGGAtgtcctgcagcacccccacctcGCTGTAGCTGGATGGCCGGCGCCTGAGGGAGGAATCCAGGTCTACATCCACCTTGGAGCGGACGAAGTAGAAGTTCTTGTCCATAGCCTGGATGTGGCGGGCCATAGCAGCGTGGTTGGCGGTGAAGCGCTGCGAGGCGATGATGAAGAAGATGTCGTCGCGCGAGAAGCCGACCTGCTCCTGGTAGGCGTCGGGGTGGAAATCGGGTGTGTCGATCCCCGGCAGGTCCCAGATGGTCACGTTGGGGTACCGGGGATGCTGGTATGGAGTCGGCTCCCTGGTGGTCTCCACCACACCGGTGCGGGCGGCACCTGCATCCTCATCGCCTAGGCCCTGCAGGGCGTTGACAAAGGACGACTTCCCGGAGCCGGTCTCGCCCGTGATGCCCACATCCAGCTGGATGCTCTCCAGCGACTCCAGCATTTCCTGCAGCCTGGAGGCCACTCCGGCAAGGTTCCCCTCCTCAAAGGCAGCTTTCAGggcctccagctcctccctcgACAGCTTGATGATGTCCTCACTGCTCTGTGAGGCCATGTCGGCTCTGgcaagctgctgcagctcctgtctTACAGAGGGAAAAGCCAGTTCTTGTCTGAGTTC is a window from the Chrysemys picta bellii isolate R12L10 unplaced genomic scaffold, ASM1138683v2 scaf2284, whole genome shotgun sequence genome containing:
- the LOC135980225 gene encoding interferon-inducible GTPase 5-like; amino-acid sequence: MRVSAVQHSQELRQELAFPSVRQELQQLARADMASQSSEDIIKLSREELEALKAAFEEGNLAGVASRLQEMLESLESIQLDVGITGETGSGKSSFVNALQGLGDEDAGAARTGVVETTREPTPYQHPRYPNVTIWDLPGIDTPDFHPDAYQEQVGFSRDDIFFIIASQRFTANHAAMARHIQAMDKNFYFVRSKVDVDLDSSLRRRPSSYSEVGVLQDIRQNCLEGLRAQGIRSPQVFLLSAFDLSKYDFHLLGETLERELSHHKRHAFLMALPNISLHILEKKKAAMLKQMWLVSTMACGVHAAPIPGLLISCDVDILARTLQGYCKSFGLDDDSLEKLAAKVGQPVGQMKAVIEAPLAQEISNSLVVQLLIQAGGKVPKLSKEVLRSVPVLGSMASGALSFATAYKMLRSFMDEVTASVQRLLIKAFEVDAEK